GCAAACAGAGGTCTATACAGTGTTCAACTCAAGAAGTCACTGTACGGACTTAAACAATCGGGTAGAATGTGGTATAATCGCCTCAGCGATTTTCTACATGAAAAAGGCTACACGAGCAATGAAGATTGCCCATGTGTATTTATACGgcgatcccaagatggatTCTGTATAATCTCGGTATACGTAGATGATTTGAATATCATCGGTACACCTGAGGATATTGAGGAAGCAAGTTCCTACTTGAAGTcagaatttgagatgaaggatttgggtaaaaccaagttctgtCTAGGTTTGCAACTGGAACATTCCCATGATGGGATTCCCAGTGCAGCAGTCTACCTACACTCAAAAGGTGTTGgaaagatttggatttgacaAGGCATATCCTTCAAAAACTCCCATGATTGGGCGGTCATTATAGCAAGACAAGGACCCTTTCAGGCCgaaagaagagggggaggaagttCTGGGTTCAGAATTTCCTTACCTGAGTGCTATTGGAGCACTCATGTACCTCGCGAATTGTACACGGCCGGACATTGCGTTCATCGTCAATTTGCTGGCTAGGTACAGCTCTGAACCTACCAAAAGGCATTGGAAAGGTGTTAAGGATGTCTTCGGTACCTGCAAGGGACCAAAGATCTTGGGCTATTTTACAGAAGGAATCAAGACCCATCTTTGATAGGCTATGTCGATGTTGGGTATTTCTCGGACCTCCATACATCCAAGTCTCAGACTGGATATGTTTTCCTATGTGGTGGAACTGTTGTTTCATGGAAATCGTCAAAGCAAAGTCTTCTATCAACTTCGACGAACCACTCGGAAATCATAGCACTATATGAAGCATCACGTGAGTGTGTATGGCTTCGACGGATGGTTCGCCACATTCAGCAGACTTGTGGGCTGAACACCGTTCAGACCCTCACCATTATCTATGAAGATAATGCAGCTTGTGTTGCACAAGTACAAACGGGTTATGTGAAGAGTAATCTCACCAAGCATATAAATACTAAGTTTTTCTATGCACATGAGTTGCAAAAGATGAACGAGGTAAAGGTCTTGCATACTAAGTCGTGTGAAAATCTTGCTGATTTGTTCACCAAGTCACTACCGGCTTCCACCTTTGAGAGGTTTGTGCGTGGAATCAGTATGTTGAGACTTAGGAAGATGCAAGGTTCAGGGGGAGATACTTCACATACTCATAGATAAATCTTGATCATGGCGATCAAATACTCATCTTGGAGATTGAGTAGGTTGTACTCTTTTTCCCTCAGCGagttttcttgtgtttctcGCATGAGGTTTTTAACGAGGCAATCTGTGCAACATAGCAACGTATCCTATGCGCTCTTTCCCACTGGATTTTTTCGGAGTTTTTGAGGCATATGTCATACGGATAAGTGCccaagggggagtgttgaggAACCGGTCGGGGGGGAGGGCCACCGATACGTGCGCCTCCCTCCATCTCCCGCAGACTCGTTCCTCCACTTAACGTTAGTTGTGGGCTCTTATCCCCTACCTATTGGGCTTATATAAAGGAGAGGAGGCATACCTCGTACGTACTGTTGAgatcagaaattaataaatagctcatgttcctctctaCTTCCTTGTGTTCATCTACTTTACTGTACTTCGTGATTGTGTGTATGATCGACTCTTTCGACTACGATCTTGGTGTGTAACCCCGGGACCGGGCAGCCGGCAGAGGTTGCACAACACTTTTCACTAAATGAAAGCTCCTGattcgaaaaaagaaaaagaaaaaagaaaaaaaaaagcactcCAAGAGGGAAGAGGGGGAGCGAGCGAGCAGGCGCTCTGCCGCGCGGAGACTTCAAAATCGTCCATCGTTTGCTCACACACACAGCACGCATCCATTTCCCGTTTCCCGAGCGCGCTCTCGCACACtgaaggaaaataaataaaggcgGAGacagggagaggaggcggagtCTACGCCAAGTCCCGGCTCCCGTCTGGGGATGGCGAGCTCTGGCCGGCGATGGACATACCGCTGCTAGccctcgccgcgctcctcctcctcctcctgctcccgctcctcgccgccgcgctcccggCTCTTCTCGTTGCTCTCCgtctacgccgccgccgccgccgcaagcccCGGCTCACGCCCCCCGAGCCCCGCGCGCCGACCGAAGAGGAGCCCTCCGACGAGggcggggaggagaagaggcgGCCGCGGAGGGCGAAGAgaaagcagcagcaacatcagCGGAAGGGTGgggacggggcggcggcggagggcggcgggggcgaggcTCTgcccccgcggcggccgcggttCCCGCTCGCCTCGGTGGCCGGCGCGCTGCAGCGGCGGATCAACGCGCGGTACGACGACCTCGCGCGGGCCAGCCAGCGAGGGCAGTCCCTCACCATTCGCCAGGTCGGTGCTTGCATGCTATTGCCTTGCATTACTTCTCGCGTCTCCCGTCCCGCTTCCCTTTCCAGAACTTGCGGGCTACTCCGCACGAGTTCGCTGAACTTAGGATCCCTGCTCCGTCGTTGACAGCTGCTGCTAGCTTGCTACGGTACAAATAGTGGGATTCATTTGGTGCTGCGCCAACTGTGACAGTGGCCCCAATTTATTTCTAGAACTGGTATTTGCTTTGATTTCAAACTATAATTGGAGCTAATGCCTCGATTATGGAAGTAATTGAGACAACCAAAATGGCCCCAATTGCTAGTAGTGGTTTTGCCACATGCATAAATGGCATTGAAAACCATTCCAAGCAAGGGTGCCATTTCAACAGATGTTAATTGCCATCACTGGACCCATTTGAATTTTGGCACAAAATGCTGAAATTCCTTATGTAATTGAAGTGCGTCGCCATTTTAGTAACTGATATGAGCATTGGAACGGTTGTTTTGTTGGTTCAGTATGTAAACATGCACATTATTATATCCTTGTTGTGTTGGCTTGAACCAAATTATATCCTTATTGTACCAATGTTCACATCTAGAAGAATTCTCTTCAGGAACATAGTGTTGTCATAACAAACAACCCAGACCGGCAGCCATTTTTTCTTAAATTGGAGGAATGTATATataaattgttgttgttgtagaaCAACACCTAGAAAGTCAGAATATAGGGTGCCAATTCTCGATGGCACAAATGAGTAAAGTAGGGCGTATACAACGGCCTTGTAGCGAAGGTCGTCGTATACTGGAcaaagttgacacgtcgatgtttttttaataggttcggtcAACCCTGCgtgtgcgacttaatcctatgttaggagaggcttcgagggggtcgttagccgaAGCGCTTGGGGCGAATTGATCTACCCAAGTCGTCTAGCGAGAGTTCCAAAGgggccgcctcggtcttgcacTGAGCTAGTCTTTCCAATTTGCGAGGCCCGAGCCCTCTTGTTCGAGTCTGGACCGAGCTGGTCTTTCCAGAatctcgaaactagagctctttgGAGGCTCTAGCTCTTttcccttgagtttattcaagttgagagtgaatggtacaaaCCCCCATGGGGGGGAGGGGGTATTTATACCTTAGGggtacatgacaaaagaccatggctaccctttgGGGGAGAAAGAAAGTGGGGCAATATGGTAAAGTAAGGGCTTCCACCATGGACCATATGCCTTGTCCCTCCCTCCTTTGGTCTTCTTGCTTCTagccctctcttcttctctcttttatCCCCCATTTGAGTCTTTTCCACCAattttgacttgttgacttccTTTGACCGGCGCCATGTAGGCTTGACCAAGCCTTGTAGGCATGTTGACCAGTGCAGGAAAATGTTGACATAGTATTTGCAACGCTGGATTTATGGTCCGACCCATGTAAGGGTTTtgttttactacaacagtagcccccttgtgCTCGAAGCATTAGGAATGCCTCCAGGTCAACCTTGGCAAAAAAACTTGTAGTCATCATCTTGCTCTCGAGCTTCGAGTGATTCTATTCTTCCGTGAGGAATCACAGTCTTGGTTGGTTTCTTCGTGCGAAATTAAGGCTCTTGGCAGTTCTTCTGTGGGAAACTAGAGCCTTGGGGACTTGGAGAAGTCATCGCATTGAAATTTCATGCCTACAAGAGGTTTCTTGAATTTTCCGAGGCCTTGAAGGATTTTCTTGTGGAAACCACGACTTGAAGAAGTCATCCTATTGAAATTTCACCCCTATGGGAGGTCTCGTGAATTTTCCGGGGCCTTGGAGGTTTTTCCTATGGAAAATCATGACTTGGAGAAGTCATCCCATTGTAATTTCAGACCTACGAGAGGTTTCGTGAATTTTCTAGGGCCTTGGAGGATTTTTATAGCAAAATACCATTACCAAGGGACTTTTATGCGAAAATCTGAAGCCTTTAAGGctttcttgaatttttcaagGATTTCTTCGCAATTTTCTGGAAGTTCGGGTTCTTCTATGCAAAATTGGGAAGCTCTTGGGTCCTTCGGAACTTTCCAAGGGGCCCTCCCGTGAAATTTCCGCATGGCGCCGGCACCTGGGCCGCATGCGTGTGCCTCCAACTACCACTAGCGAACAATAAACACGTCCTTAAATGAGGCAATAAAGCTAACCTCTGCAACGTCTAATTGGCATCGACGTTTTGTCCCAAACCAGATCTATAACAATGCGCATAGCAACTGTGATTTTCGCCTGCTCAGATCCTCGCGATTAGCGCAGTACTATTTCTTCACCTCTTCAACAAGCAGTCCTATTCCCCAACACCTCAATCATCACAACTATCGATGCCCCTTGCTGGTGGTAGTGGGAATAAGAGACGAAaggcgaggatgaagcggaAGGACTTGTGTGTTGGAGATGACGCGGTGATTGTTTGGGGGGGAAGGGTGGCAGAAAAGATACCTTTTCCCCTCTTTTGGTTGAGTGGTGCAACGAAACAACGCATCACTGATCATTATTTTCAATGGCTGCATCATACTAGGAATATCGGTTTTGATCAGgttgattttctttcttcttgtttttgttatgGATCTTTAgataaattttgttttgatttgaGTGAGTGGTTGGTGTGACTTGAGTAGTTACAAGAAAGATATTGCCATTTGGGGCACAGTAGAGTGTGTGCATCCAATCAGTCGTTTTATGAGAATTTAAGGTGTTCGGTGTTGTATCAGCAGATGAACACGATTAAAGATTTCCCTTCTAGTGTTTATTTGTTGGGAGGATTTGCTACTTGACTGGACTTAACTTGAATATTCGGTGTAGATCAAGCCCATGAGTCCATGACCTGTGGAATGAAAGCAAGCAGTATTGACTCCtaatctaaaaaaataattctgCAGTGCTGGACTTCTGTCTATGTTTGGTTTTGTTAATTATCTGGATGCCAAATCTTTGATTTATAACAATTTTGTGTGTTAGTGTTAACTAGTAGTAGCTTTGCTTTCTTTTGCTAGTTTTGTCGATGTTAGGTTATCGAGTACCGTGTGAATTCTAACAGCTTCTTGGTGCAGGTTTGTTCCTGTTAGGCTGTTAATATATATTACTCCccccggccggaattacttgtcactgatttagtacaactttgtactaaattagtacatgtttgtactaaatctgggacaagtaatatgggtcggaagGAGTATTATTTCGAGTTTTCTTGATGATCATAAAATGTTTGGTTGTAATTTCCTTTTAACTGTGTTTTCTATCTTCTATTGATTAAAGAAGAGCTCGACAAACTCTTGGTTGGCAAACACAAAGACCATGTGCAACTCAtccattttcttgttttgtctCATAACCAAGGAAGATATGCTTGCGGTAATTGAtttatgaaaagaaaattgaagCTGAACAGTGTGGAAAATTTGCCTATTACAAGTTTGCAACCGTAAACTATATGCTTTGTTATCTTCACGGCTTCGTAGTTTCTATCAATTTATATGCTCTCTACTTTGTTTTTTCAGGTTCGCGATTTTCTCAACTGTCTTGTAGATGCAAGGAATGAACTGCTGCAAAAGTATGTTACTGTTTGCACTCAATTTTaccttcagagttcagacctCCATTACAAAACTCAATAATATCTTGGTGTTTCAGGTCTGAGACCACCCAAAGAAGCATCACACTAAAGAAGGCCATGTTATCCCACACTCGTAGGTCTTCATATGATTTACATCGCCTATCTGAACAGGTGAGCCATTTGAGGAAAAAACTCCCGTACCAACATAAACTAGGAACTGTCATCAGCCAGTTTGGAATCTTGCTGTGCTTGCTTCAGCCATTGATGCCTCTTCATACTCTTGGCATTGTTGCAGGTAGATAAACTGGAAGCCAACCATGAAAAACTGAAGAAAGACGCCAATGTTTACGATTTTCTTCAAGCACGGCTTCAGCTATCAGAACCATACAAACTGGTAACAAACTTCTATCCTGCTCGCAAGCATCTCTACTCTGTGTGATATCAATCACCAGTTGTGATACCTTACCTTTCAACATGGCAGATGGTTGAGCTCAACGATGTGATGGAGAAGGAAGCCCAGGAACAAGCCCTCGCCAACGAAGTTCCTGAGATGTCATTCGATGAGCTGCTGGCccaggagaaggaggacaCCGCCTTCTGGTGGCGTGACGGGAAGCTGAGGTCAATCTCAGACAGCAAGTAGGGAGAGACAACCGACAAGGCGATCACACCAGCACTAGCATCAGCAGTACCGTCATCGTGAGTCTAAACTTGGGAACTAAAAGCTGAATTTGTTCGCTGGAGAATCTGTGTGTGGTGTGATCATACTTGTCGTTAACTTGTTTCATCATGGGTTCAATCTTCAATGAAATAAAGTATAAACTGGCAGACTCAACAGTGTAGCTGTAGTTGGGTGCTCTCGTGAGTATTTCCTGCAAGGCGCTGTGTGATCCTCTGTCTGGAGCCTGCTGCTGAATGAACTGATCGCTGGCACTATTCACTGCTGTTTTTCCAGCTATAACTCCGGCCCTTGTTACCCCTGCTTTCAGTATACAGATTTCAATTGCCGCAATTACTTCCTCCCTTCACCTTTCAGGTAGTAGTTCTTGTATATATCACTTATATCATCGAGAGTTTTTCTCTTCGACAACAAGTTGCAGCTCGACGAAGTTCTTCAGTTATCTTTCACTTCCCACACTGTTTACCTGCTGCAGGAAAAGActacgaagatctcatcggctCCAGGCAGCGTGCTCCCGGCTGCGAAGTCAAACACCTTCGCTATCTGCCTGGATCAAACCCTCGCACTATTGGAGTCGTCCCACGTTCCGCACACGGCGTACAGGTTCGTGATCAGCGTGTGGTTGCTGGTGGTCGACTCTGCGGCGGCCTGCGAAATCTTTGCTACGGTGGCTTCGGGCATGGCCTCATCTTCGTGAATCCTGCACGAGTTGAGCAGTGCTCCCCCACACGCACAAGTCGGCACCTATCGGCGGCATCGTCTCGACGAGCTCACACGCGTCCTTGAGCAGGCTGGCACGGCCCTGGAGGTCTATAGTTGCGGCCTGATATAACGGTGACGAAGGTGACAGCGTCGGACCCAACCGTAGCTTCGGCCATGTCCGCAAAGGGCGTCATCGCACAACCCAGCTGCTGTGTAGATGGTGATGAGGGAGAGTTCCAGAATCCAGATCACGTTGTTCTTCTACCCAGCTTCCGGTCCGGGGAAACCTTCTGGGTGGCCGTCCATCTCCCTCGATTTGTGCTGTTAGCTCGTACAATCTGTATAGTACAATAACCTTCCTTAAAAGAAACAATCGTATCTATCAACTGATAAAGCCTCGGACAATCATACAACTATACAAGGATGCAAACTATAATGAGAAACAAAAGAGATGGTTGTGTGACAGCCGAAATCTTCAGGCTTGAAATCTCGTCCTCCAATTTAACTTCTATTTTTCTGGTTAACAAGCTCCAGATACAAGTAAATGCTACAACACAAACACTCGGATCAAATAATGTCTCGGCCCTTGTATATGCCACCACCAATATGGAACACGTGAGGGAAGGAGAGACTGCCAGCCACACCCGCGCAGGATACGTCAGTCAGCGGAGGGCCTCCTCCGAACATAAAAATTGCAATAGGAGTTCGGCCCCATAATATGATCAGCAATGGTACAGTGGCGGTCATGAGTCCCTGTGGAGAAGATGCAGAATTGTAGATTAATCCCCGCTTATACGCAAAGTGCCATTTTGCAGAAGCGAACAAGAGATGCAATTCAGGATATGCAATtcctccctccgttcctaaatataagatgttcaaGCTTTGTATTAGGTCAAACTTTAAGTTTagagaaaaatctaccaacatttacaactctaaattagttttattaaatttttCATGATATATTATCTTCATAGCatgcttatttgatattgtagatattggtacacttttctataaacttggaaCAAAAcctaaaacatcttatatttaggaacagaggtagtactaGTTTATTACTACTATCTACTTTAGAGAGGACCAATCTCCTTCTTAAGTAACAAGCCTAACAAACTACCACATTAAACTGACCAGAATGATTCAAGGAAGCAGCTCTTCTATCTACTATAGAGAGGACCAAACACCTACTTAAGCAACAAAACCTAAAGAATTACCAAAAATGAGCAGAATGATTCAAGAAAGCAGCTCTTCAAAGAATCTAAATTGAGGATTAGTTGGTACCTGGCAATCTTAATATTTCTGAATGATAGCATCACAGTAAGTATCAAGGTAACCATGGCAAAGCAAAGGTGCTCCAAGGAATGACCACTAATGAAGTATCTATTAACACTGTAAACCTTTCTGTCAGCAAGACCTTCAAATCTTGCCAAAAGGTAAAAGCCTGCACCAAGATGCAAGAAAACAAGGGTTTCTTAAGGATGACAGATCTCAATCATTAGATCATTCACTGTCACGGTGTTACCTGTAGCAAGAAACCAAAATCTGGAGTGTGTATACTTTGGTGGGAACAAGAATAACATTGCAGGAATCGCAACACAAGGAATGAAATTTAGAACTACCCAGAGACGCATATCATCAAGAACCCTGCAGTCAGCGAAAACAACATGTTAAACTAGGACccattttcagaatttatctGGCACCAACATTAAAATTAAAAAGCT
The Brachypodium distachyon strain Bd21 chromosome 2, Brachypodium_distachyon_v3.0, whole genome shotgun sequence genome window above contains:
- the LOC100828874 gene encoding uncharacterized protein LOC100828874: MDIPLLALAALLLLLLLPLLAAALPALLVALRLRRRRRRKPRLTPPEPRAPTEEEPSDEGGEEKRRPRRAKRKQQQHQRKGGDGAAAEGGGGEALPPRRPRFPLASVAGALQRRINARYDDLARASQRGQSLTIRQVRDFLNCLVDARNELLQKSETTQRSITLKKAMLSHTRRSSYDLHRLSEQVDKLEANHEKLKKDANVYDFLQARLQLSEPYKLMVELNDVMEKEAQEQALANEVPEMSFDELLAQEKEDTAFWWRDGKLRSISDSK